One part of the Phragmites australis chromosome 3, lpPhrAust1.1, whole genome shotgun sequence genome encodes these proteins:
- the LOC133912152 gene encoding AT-hook motif nuclear-localized protein 20-like — MGSLDGHSLQGHHDYSHHHVGAGAGPASSNNNDEDDASPPPAAAGAGAGRRPRGRPPGSKNKPKPPVVVTRESPNAMRSHVLEIASGADIVDAISSFSRRRQRGVSVLSGSGAVTNVTLRQPAGTGGAAAVALRGRFEILSLSGAFLPAPAPPGATGLAVYLAGGQGQVVGGSVMGELVASGPVMVIAATFGNATYERLPLDQDTEEGAVLSGSSEGATAQHLEHQSSGGAVVPPSMYAVSQTPPHDMFGQWGHAAVARPPPTSF; from the coding sequence ATGGGGAGCCTCGACGGACACTCGCTGCAGGGCCACCACGACTACTCCCACCACCACgtcggcgcgggcgcgggcccagccagcagcaacaacaacgacgaggacgacgcgtcgccgccgcccgccgcagCGGGAGCGGGGGCTGGGCGCAGGCCGCGCGGCAGGCCACCGGGGTCCAAGAACAAGCCGAAGCCGCCCGTCGTCGTGACGCGGGAGAGCCCCAACGCGATGCGCTCCCACGTGCTGGAGATCGCGAGCGGCGCCGACATCGTCGACGCCATCTCGAGCTtctcccgccgccgccagcgcggCGTCTCCGTGCTCAGCGGGAGCGGCGCCGTCACCAACGTCACGCTGCGCCAGCCCGCGGGGACcgggggcgccgccgccgtcgcgctgCGGGGGCGGTTCGAGATTTTGTCCTTGTCCGGCGCCTTCCTCCCGGCTCCCGCGCCGCCGGGGGCCACGGGGCTCGCCGTGTACCTGGCCGGCGGGCAGGGGCAGGTGGTGGGCGGGAGCGTCATGGGAGAGCTGGTCGCGTCTGGACCCGTCATGGTGATCGCCGCCACGTTCGGCAACGCCACGTACGAGAGGCTGCCGCTGGACCAGGACACCGAGGAGGGCGCCGTGCTGTCCGGGTCGTCCGAGGGCGCCACCGCGCAGCACCTGGAGCATCAGAGCAGCGGAGGCGCCGTCGTGCCGCCGTCAATGTACGCCGTCTCGCAGACGCCGCCGCACGACATGTTCGGGCAGTGGGGGCACGCTGCGGTGGCGCGGCCTCCGCCGACGTCGTTCTAA
- the LOC133912151 gene encoding uncharacterized protein LOC133912151, whose translation MLHKWKVVEGGGCASGAAGGDQRRRCVAASLSMLIAATLAFLAYVAFFPNDGAGGLYRLWRCQDCAGELGEFPNDEAVAADGPSAGGIRAPTTLSHIVFGIGASAQTWDQRRGYAELWWRPDQMRGHVWLDQEPASLWPAATCPPYRVSADASFFGNRASASRMARIVVDSFLAITAELGNDTARDVVRWFVMGDDDTVFFPDNLVAVLRKYDHEEMYYVGAPSESVEQNVMHSYGMAFGGGGFAVSYPAAAELARSIDGCLDRYRWFYGSDQRVQACLSELGVPLTREPGFHQVDIRGDAYGMLAAHPMAPLVSLHHLDHIQPISPQGKTALDAVRPLIGASHFDPARLLQQSFCYQHGPGYTWSVSVAWGYTVQVYPWPVAPHELEVPLQTFKTWRSWANGPFVFNTRPLSPSDACARPAMFFLSGVRNETGRATVTEYARHVVRSEMQCDKASFRAASTVHTVRVFAPRMSESDWKRAPRRHCCKTKRTRWGSVLVVRIRRCGGGELTTP comes from the exons ATGCTACACAAATGGAAGGTTGTGGAGGGCGGTGGATGCGCCAGCGGCGCGGCTGGGGGAGACCAGCGCCGGCGGTGCGTGGCGGCGTCGCTGTCCATGCTGATCGCGGCCACCCTGGCGTTCCTTGCCTACGTCGCCTTCTTCCCGAACGACGGCGCCGGTGGGCTGTACCGGTTGTGGAGGTGCCAGGATTGCGCGGGCGAGCTGGGCGAGTTCCCGAATGACGAGGCGGTCGCGGCCGATGGGCCTTCGGCTGGTGGCATCCGCGCGCCGACGACGCTGTCGCACATCGTGTTCGGCATCGGAGCATCAGCGCAGACGTGGGATCAGCGCCGTGGGTACGCGGAGCTGTGGTGGCGACCCGACCAGATGCGCGGACACGTCTGGCTCGACCAGGAGCCGGCGAGCCTGTGGCCGGCGGCGACGTGCCCCCCGTACCGCGTCTCGGCGGACGCCTCGTTTTTCGGCAACCGGGCGTCGGCGTCGCGGATGGCCAGGATCGTGGTGGACTCGTTCTTGGCCATCACGGCGGAGCTGGGGAACGACACTGCGCGGGACGTGGTGCGGTGGTTCGTGATGGGCGACGACGACACCGTGTTCTTCCCGGACAACCTGGTGGCCGTGCTGCGCAAGTACGACCACGAGGAGATGTACTACGTCGGGGCGCCGTCGGAGAGCGTGGAGCAGAACGTTATGCACTCGTACGGCATGGcgttcggcggcggcgggtttGCGGTGAGCTACCCGGCCGCTGCCGAGCTCGCCAGGTCCATCGACGGCTGCCTCGACCGGTACAGGTGGTTCTACGGCAGCGATCAGCGCGTGCAGGCCTGCCTCAGCGAGCTCGGCGTCCCGCTCACCCGCGAGCCCGGATTCCACCAG GTGGACATCCGTGGCGACGCGTACGGGATGCTGGCGGCCCACCCTATGGCGCCGCTGGTCTCGCTGCACCACCTCGACCACATCCAGCCCATCAGCCCGCAGGGCAAGACCGCTCTCGACGCGGTCCGTCCGCTAATCGGCGCGTCGCACTTCGACCCGGCGCGGTTGCTACAGCAAAGCTTCTGCTACCAGCACGGGCCGGGCTACACCTGGTCCGTCTCCGTTGCGTGGGGCTACACCGTGCAGGTGTACCCGTGGCCCGTGGCCCCGCACGAGCTGGAGGTCCCGCTGCAGACGTTCAAGACCTGGCGAAGCTGGGCCAACGGGCCGTTCGTGTTCAATACCCGCCCGCTGAGCCCCAGCGACGCGTGCGCTAGGCCCGCGATGTTCTTCCTGAGCGGAGTGCGGAACGAGACGGGCCGCGCCACCGTGACGGAGTACGCGAGGCACGTCGTGCGGTCGGAGATGCAGTGCGACAAGGCCAGCTTCCGTGCGGCGTCCACTGTGCACACGGTCAGGGTGTTCGCTCCCAGGATGAGTGAGAGTGACTGGAAACGG GCACCTCGGCGGCATTGCTGCAAGACTAAGAGGACGAGGTGGGGCTCGGTGCTGGTGGTGCGGATACGACGCTGCGGCGGAGGAGAACTCACGACGCCATAG